One Mycobacterium sp. SMC-4 DNA window includes the following coding sequences:
- the tenA gene encoding thiaminase II translates to MTAPNAVPRIGAGRADSWSTQLWTAITPIFDAIVSHPFVTGLTDGSLAPDSFAFYVAQDVHYLRAYARALALVAAKAPTLADTAMFARHAAEVFEVELELHGELLPALGLSTQEVDRIPVSPTTQAYNSYLLATTYDGSFADGLATVLPCYWIYAEVGAELAQRGSTDPRYQRWIDSYGGDEFATTVTEVLHLADRIGPSLTSDEEAVARAHFVTTARYEWMFFDAGHRQEKWPV, encoded by the coding sequence ATGACAGCGCCCAACGCAGTGCCCCGCATCGGAGCCGGCCGAGCCGATTCGTGGTCGACGCAGCTATGGACGGCGATCACCCCGATCTTCGACGCCATCGTGTCGCATCCGTTCGTCACCGGTCTCACCGACGGCAGCCTGGCACCGGATTCTTTCGCGTTCTATGTCGCCCAGGATGTGCACTACCTGAGGGCCTACGCTCGCGCGCTGGCTCTCGTCGCTGCCAAGGCGCCGACGCTGGCCGACACGGCGATGTTCGCCCGGCACGCCGCCGAGGTCTTCGAGGTCGAACTGGAGCTGCACGGCGAGTTGCTCCCGGCGCTGGGCCTGTCCACCCAGGAGGTCGACCGGATCCCGGTCAGCCCGACCACCCAGGCCTACAACAGCTACTTGCTGGCCACCACCTACGACGGCAGCTTCGCCGACGGGCTGGCCACGGTGCTGCCGTGCTACTGGATCTACGCCGAGGTCGGCGCAGAACTGGCACAGCGGGGTTCGACCGATCCGCGTTACCAGCGCTGGATCGACAGCTACGGGGGTGACGAATTCGCCACGACCGTCACCGAGGTGCTGCATCTGGCCGACCGGATCGGCCCGTCGCTGACCTCCGACGAGGAAGCCGTCGCGCGAGCGCACTTCGTGACGACCGCGCGCTATGAGTGGATGTTCTTCGACGCCGGCCACCGTCAGGAGAAATGGCCCGTTTAG
- a CDS encoding DUF899 domain-containing protein translates to MTRPSALPPVADAETWRTALAELRAREKAATRELDAIAAQRRRLPMVALPDYTLIGADGPVRLADVFAGRSQLIVYNHMWTDGAEWQCGGCTGFTSQFTRLEFLDNYDARFVIVTSGPIEEALAYRDKVGNMMDWYSSAQSSFAADVDAAPNTGFAVNVFLRDGETVYRTWHTNGRGTEQLSHTFALIDILPWGRQEQWQDVPPGWPQRPTYSGWLDSPDIARQYGNGQA, encoded by the coding sequence ATGACACGACCGAGCGCGCTGCCTCCGGTGGCCGACGCCGAAACCTGGCGCACAGCGCTGGCCGAGCTGCGAGCCCGGGAAAAGGCCGCCACCCGAGAGTTGGACGCGATCGCCGCGCAGCGGCGGCGGCTGCCCATGGTGGCGCTGCCCGACTACACGCTGATCGGCGCCGACGGACCGGTTCGGCTGGCCGACGTATTCGCCGGGCGCAGTCAGTTGATCGTCTACAACCATATGTGGACCGACGGCGCCGAATGGCAGTGCGGTGGCTGCACCGGGTTCACCTCACAGTTCACCCGACTGGAGTTCCTCGACAACTACGACGCCCGGTTCGTGATCGTGACCTCGGGGCCGATCGAGGAGGCGCTGGCTTACCGGGACAAGGTGGGCAACATGATGGATTGGTACTCCTCGGCGCAGAGCAGTTTCGCCGCCGATGTCGACGCCGCGCCCAACACCGGGTTTGCGGTCAACGTGTTCCTGCGTGATGGCGAGACGGTCTACCGGACCTGGCACACCAATGGCCGCGGCACCGAACAACTCAGTCACACCTTTGCGTTGATCGACATCTTGCCGTGGGGCCGGCAGGAGCAGTGGCAGGACGTACCGCCGGGCTGGCCGCAGCGGCCCACCTACTCGGGATGGCTGGATTCGCCTGACATCGCGCGCCAGTACGGCAACGGCCAGGCCTGA